In one window of Pseudomonas benzenivorans DNA:
- a CDS encoding DUF3047 domain-containing protein: MSRALLLALALLPLLAVADEDGAAGNRLTPWTAGPPAAEWSPPWRVADIPKLKAPTRSLVERDGRLVLHIDADAAAGGLLHPLDLPGDRPWQLSWQWRSERRLEQARFATREGDDYAARVYVLLDYPLASLPFLTRQKLRLARTFYDPSLPAATLSYVWDNRQAPGSHARSAYTEQVEMRVLRGPEAPLGQWLSERRDLRADAIAAFGSAPSRILGVVFAADSDNTGERAQSYFADPRLQPAAP, translated from the coding sequence ATGAGCCGGGCCCTGCTGCTGGCCCTGGCCCTGCTGCCGCTGCTGGCCGTCGCGGACGAGGATGGCGCCGCGGGCAATCGCCTGACGCCCTGGACGGCCGGCCCGCCGGCGGCCGAGTGGTCGCCGCCCTGGCGGGTGGCCGACATTCCCAAGCTCAAGGCGCCGACCCGCAGCCTGGTCGAGCGGGACGGTCGCCTGGTGCTGCACATCGACGCCGATGCCGCCGCCGGCGGCCTGTTGCACCCGCTCGATCTGCCCGGCGACCGGCCCTGGCAGCTGAGCTGGCAGTGGCGCAGCGAGCGGCGCCTGGAGCAGGCGCGCTTCGCCACCCGCGAGGGCGACGACTATGCCGCGCGGGTCTATGTGCTGCTCGACTATCCGCTGGCCAGCCTGCCGTTCCTGACCCGGCAGAAGCTGCGCCTGGCGCGCACCTTCTACGACCCCAGCCTGCCGGCGGCGACCCTCAGCTACGTCTGGGACAACCGCCAGGCGCCCGGCAGCCACGCCCGCAGCGCCTACACCGAGCAGGTCGAGATGCGCGTGCTGCGTGGGCCCGAGGCGCCGCTCGGGCAGTGGCTGAGCGAGCGCCGCGACCTGCGCGCCGATGCCATCGCCGCCTTCGGCAGCGCGCCGTCGCGCATCCTCGGGGTGGTGTTCGCCGCCGACAGCGACAACACCGGCGAGCGGGCGCAGAGCTACTTCGCCGATCCCCGCCTGCAGCCCGCCGCGCCTTGA
- a CDS encoding glutamine synthetase family protein produces MSFAAVQEAEAFLAHHPDIELFELFILDANGVPRGKLLHREELLAVYRSGRPLPSTILGLSIHGEDVEDTGLVWEVGDIDCRAYPLAGSLVRLPWRQVPTAALQVGMHPEEGLPATVADPRHVLVQVIERLEAAGYHPVMACELEFYLLDRQRDAQGRPQPARDADGGRPRSTQVYGLRELEQLEPFLADLYAACKAQGIPARTAISEYAPGQVEITLEHGPALAAMDQAVRYKRLVKGVAHRHGMQACFMAKPFDHLAGTGMHMHVSLADARGANLFAGPPDDLDGPAGSLLKQALGGLLENLLDSLLLFCPNANSYRRFQANSYAPLALSWGIDNRTVSLRVPGGPAASRHIEHRICGADANPYLAAAAILAAIHHGICARLDPGAPVEGNGYAQAKELLPTDWLTSIQALERSAWAREALGVEFLRVYLAIKRAEYRQFMGEVGEQDWRWYLSNA; encoded by the coding sequence ATGTCATTCGCTGCCGTGCAAGAGGCCGAGGCATTCCTCGCCCATCACCCCGATATCGAACTGTTCGAGCTGTTCATCCTCGACGCCAATGGCGTGCCCCGCGGCAAGCTGCTGCACCGCGAGGAGCTGCTCGCGGTGTACCGCAGCGGCCGGCCGCTGCCCAGCACCATCCTCGGCCTGAGCATCCACGGCGAGGATGTCGAAGACACCGGCCTGGTCTGGGAGGTCGGCGACATCGACTGCCGCGCCTATCCGCTGGCCGGCAGCCTGGTGCGCCTGCCCTGGCGCCAGGTGCCCACCGCCGCGCTGCAGGTCGGCATGCACCCCGAAGAAGGCCTGCCGGCCACCGTGGCCGACCCGCGTCATGTGCTGGTGCAGGTGATCGAGCGCCTCGAGGCCGCGGGCTATCACCCGGTGATGGCCTGCGAGCTGGAGTTCTATCTGCTCGACCGGCAGCGCGATGCCCAGGGTCGCCCGCAGCCTGCGCGGGATGCCGACGGCGGCCGGCCGCGCAGCACCCAGGTCTACGGCCTGCGCGAACTGGAGCAGCTCGAACCCTTCCTCGCCGACCTCTACGCCGCCTGCAAGGCCCAGGGCATTCCGGCGCGCACGGCGATCTCCGAGTACGCCCCCGGCCAGGTGGAAATCACCCTGGAGCACGGTCCGGCGCTGGCCGCCATGGACCAGGCGGTGCGTTACAAGCGCCTGGTCAAGGGCGTGGCGCACCGGCACGGGATGCAGGCCTGCTTCATGGCCAAGCCCTTCGATCACCTGGCCGGCACCGGCATGCACATGCACGTCAGCCTGGCCGATGCCCGGGGCGCCAACCTGTTCGCCGGCCCGCCGGACGACCTCGACGGTCCGGCCGGCAGCCTGCTCAAGCAAGCCCTGGGCGGCCTGCTCGAGAATCTGCTGGATTCGCTGCTGCTGTTCTGCCCCAACGCCAACTCCTACCGGCGCTTCCAGGCCAACAGCTACGCGCCCCTGGCTTTGAGCTGGGGCATCGACAACCGCACCGTGAGCCTGCGCGTACCGGGCGGGCCGGCCGCCAGCCGGCATATCGAGCACCGCATCTGCGGCGCCGACGCCAACCCCTACCTGGCCGCCGCGGCGATTCTCGCCGCCATCCACCACGGCATCTGCGCGCGGCTCGACCCGGGCGCGCCGGTCGAGGGCAACGGCTACGCCCAGGCCAAGGAGTTGCTGCCGACCGACTGGCTGACCTCCATCCAGGCCCTGGAGCGTTCGGCCTGGGCCCGCGAGGCCCTGGGCGTCGAATTCCTGCGGGTCTACCTGGCCATCAAGCGCGCCGAGTACCGCCAGTTCATGGGCGAGGTCGGCGAGCAGGACTGGCGCTGGTACCTGAGCAACGCCTGA
- a CDS encoding ADP-ribosylglycohydrolase family protein, whose translation MSDLRLKRTISSALWSAYADALGFPTELASDRTVQQRLGHSTITRTEPWKRIVGGRFGATVSLPAGAYSDDTQLRLATSRAIRGNGYFDVESFAKIELTVWQAYALGAGRGSKAAAAALCNRSNNWFSNFFTNYENGGGNGAAMRIQPHVWAASNLADKASYIPDVIRNALCTHGHMRGIAGAVIHAVSLAHAFDTGKPLPPDQWPALANDIRAIPKMIAGDNELMTFWVPTWTQKSRQTLEDAVDTVAREWEDASRSVASILHTRRPHDYSATYEEVVKAQNGLSAEERGSGLKCALFANVAAWISPKAGAQESIQIVANLLDSDTDTIGTMAGALIGAAYPDASYLGPIQDHIYIRDEAERLYDVSQGKNTYSFSYPDLLYWQPPRTMVDILGIKDNRLHIDGLGDVTPLEAPFTGQKGTSWQWFLLSTGQTILSRLRTDLLTQAQQRKEFPSEKLDTPDLFDQTIENRERKTARNADAHATSKTTSDDAEQSNIESTSGELASLSTQPSKFESLVEHHALSAAAQAPSESQASTPIDLDKLTNEAIRGFDPQTIGRHILLLAEQPNAIELSIAYSAVVVKARAARLKYKSRNG comes from the coding sequence ATGTCAGACCTTAGGCTGAAACGTACTATTTCCTCCGCGCTGTGGTCGGCCTATGCAGATGCGCTAGGGTTTCCCACAGAGCTTGCATCCGATAGGACTGTTCAACAGCGCCTAGGGCATTCCACTATTACTCGGACAGAACCGTGGAAGCGTATTGTGGGTGGACGATTCGGTGCAACCGTATCCCTGCCTGCCGGCGCCTATTCGGATGATACCCAACTGCGGTTAGCGACCAGCAGGGCCATACGCGGCAATGGTTATTTCGATGTGGAGTCATTCGCTAAGATCGAGCTCACCGTGTGGCAAGCCTATGCGTTGGGAGCAGGCCGTGGCAGCAAGGCAGCCGCAGCAGCATTGTGCAACCGCAGTAATAACTGGTTTAGCAACTTTTTCACCAATTATGAAAACGGCGGAGGCAATGGCGCAGCAATGCGCATACAGCCGCACGTATGGGCCGCCAGCAATCTGGCGGACAAGGCATCTTACATCCCCGACGTCATCCGCAATGCGCTTTGCACTCATGGGCATATGCGAGGTATCGCGGGCGCGGTTATTCATGCCGTCAGCCTTGCTCATGCCTTTGACACCGGAAAACCCTTGCCCCCCGATCAATGGCCAGCATTGGCCAATGACATCCGCGCGATTCCAAAAATGATCGCTGGCGACAACGAGTTGATGACTTTTTGGGTACCTACGTGGACGCAGAAGAGCCGGCAAACTCTTGAAGATGCAGTTGATACCGTTGCACGTGAATGGGAAGACGCCTCACGGAGTGTCGCGTCAATACTACACACCCGGCGTCCACACGATTATTCGGCGACTTATGAAGAAGTTGTCAAAGCGCAAAACGGCCTGAGCGCCGAGGAGCGTGGGTCTGGACTTAAATGCGCTCTGTTTGCCAACGTCGCAGCGTGGATATCTCCCAAAGCAGGTGCGCAAGAAAGCATTCAGATCGTTGCGAACCTTCTAGACAGTGACACAGATACGATCGGAACAATGGCTGGCGCGCTCATCGGGGCTGCTTATCCTGATGCAAGCTACCTCGGACCTATTCAAGATCACATTTACATCCGTGATGAAGCGGAACGGCTATACGACGTCAGCCAAGGGAAAAACACCTACAGTTTCAGCTATCCTGACCTTCTCTACTGGCAGCCACCTCGTACCATGGTCGACATTTTGGGGATCAAGGACAATCGGCTCCACATCGATGGACTCGGCGACGTTACCCCCCTTGAAGCCCCATTTACTGGTCAGAAAGGCACAAGTTGGCAATGGTTTCTTCTGTCCACAGGCCAGACCATTCTCAGCCGTTTACGGACGGATTTGCTCACACAAGCACAGCAACGAAAAGAGTTCCCTTCTGAAAAGCTGGACACTCCTGATCTCTTTGACCAGACCATAGAAAATAGAGAGCGAAAAACTGCTCGCAATGCAGATGCGCACGCCACCAGCAAAACGACCTCAGACGATGCTGAGCAGTCGAATATTGAAAGCACCTCCGGTGAGCTAGCTTCTTTATCAACACAGCCGAGCAAATTCGAAAGCCTAGTTGAGCATCATGCCCTATCCGCAGCTGCTCAAGCCCCATCAGAAAGCCAGGCTTCGACGCCGATCGATCTGGACAAGTTGACCAACGAAGCAATTCGGGGCTTCGACCCGCAGACCATTGGCCGTCACATCCTGTTGTTGGCCGAACAACCAAATGCCATAGAACTGTCCATTGCCTATAGCGCCGTTGTGGTAAAGGCGCGGGCGGCACGCTTGAAGTACAAGTCCCGCAATGGATGA
- a CDS encoding NAD(P)/FAD-dependent oxidoreductase, with translation MNAITPPVTPAAERCPSYYSATLNQETQYPTLQGRHRVDVVIIGGGFTGVASAVELAERGLKVAVVEAKKIGWGATGRNGGQVTGSLSGDAAMRKQMRNSLGAEVDDFIWRLRWRGHDIIENRVATYGIACDLKHGHLHAAMKPSHMAELEDAYEEAVRRGMGAEVSLLDGAGVREQLGSELYCGAIRNDRNLHLHPLNLCIGEARAAEGLGALIFEHSEVLEIVHGANPAVITADGRIDADQVLLAGDVYHKLEPQKLKGLIFPAMGGIVTTAPLGELAKAINPRDLAVYDCRFVLDYHRLTADGRLLFGGGANYSGRDSRDIAAELRPAIERTFPALKGVAIDFQWSCAMGIVMNRIPQLGKLSDNVWYCQGYSGHGIATSHVMGEIMAEALTGTLGRFDTFAACRQIKVPLGEQLGNPMLAVGMWYYQLLEKLR, from the coding sequence ATGAATGCCATCACCCCTCCCGTAACCCCGGCCGCCGAGCGCTGCCCGTCCTACTACAGCGCCACGCTCAACCAGGAAACCCAGTACCCGACCCTGCAGGGCCGCCACCGCGTCGATGTGGTGATCATCGGCGGCGGCTTCACCGGCGTGGCCAGCGCCGTCGAGCTGGCCGAGCGCGGCCTCAAGGTGGCCGTGGTCGAGGCGAAGAAGATCGGCTGGGGCGCCACCGGGCGCAACGGCGGCCAGGTCACCGGCAGCCTGTCCGGCGACGCCGCCATGCGCAAGCAGATGCGCAACAGCCTGGGCGCGGAAGTCGACGACTTCATCTGGCGGCTGCGCTGGCGCGGCCACGACATCATCGAGAACCGCGTGGCGACGTACGGCATCGCCTGCGACCTCAAGCACGGCCACCTGCACGCGGCGATGAAGCCCAGCCACATGGCCGAGCTGGAAGACGCCTACGAGGAGGCCGTGCGCCGCGGCATGGGCGCGGAGGTCAGCCTGCTGGACGGCGCCGGCGTGCGCGAACAGCTGGGTAGCGAGCTGTACTGCGGGGCGATCAGGAACGACCGCAACCTGCACCTGCACCCGCTCAACCTGTGCATCGGCGAGGCCCGCGCGGCCGAGGGCCTGGGTGCGCTGATCTTCGAACACTCCGAGGTGCTGGAGATCGTCCATGGCGCCAACCCGGCGGTGATCACCGCCGACGGACGCATCGACGCCGACCAGGTGCTGCTGGCCGGCGACGTCTACCACAAGCTGGAACCGCAGAAACTCAAGGGCCTGATCTTCCCGGCCATGGGCGGCATCGTCACCACCGCGCCGCTGGGCGAGCTGGCCAAGGCGATCAACCCCCGGGACCTGGCGGTCTACGACTGCCGCTTCGTCCTCGACTACCACCGCCTGACCGCCGACGGCCGCCTGCTGTTCGGTGGCGGCGCCAACTACTCGGGGCGCGACTCGCGGGACATCGCCGCCGAGCTGCGCCCGGCCATCGAGCGCACCTTCCCGGCCCTCAAGGGCGTGGCCATCGACTTCCAGTGGAGCTGCGCCATGGGCATCGTGATGAACCGCATCCCGCAGCTCGGCAAGCTCTCGGACAACGTCTGGTACTGCCAGGGCTACTCCGGCCACGGCATCGCCACCAGCCACGTCATGGGCGAGATCATGGCCGAGGCCCTGACCGGCACCCTCGGCCGCTTCGACACCTTCGCCGCCTGCCGGCAGATCAAGGTGCCCCTGGGCGAGCAGCTGGGCAACCCGATGCTGGCGGTCGGCATGTGGTACTACCAGTTGCTGGAGAAGCTGCGCTGA
- a CDS encoding FAD-dependent oxidoreductase: protein MNHYDLILLGAGHAHLGVLRRWALVERPPGRIALLSAGPQAWYSGMLPGLLAGRFAAEDCRIELDPLCRAAKVELLIGQAVGLEPAQRQVRLADGRELSGRWLSLNLGAEVACPPQRGAAMQVLAVKPFADFLAGWHAWQAEPQPLAILGGGAAGVELALALAGQVPELSLFCAGQLLDGHNAGLHLRAWGHLRQRRVRVREYCPVSLIDGERLLSGAEPVWRGSRLLLASGARALPWLARSGLDCDEGGFVRIGATLQSQSHAAIFAVGDCASLPGARKSGVYAVRQGPVLAANLAAALRGQPLRPYRPQRHSLALLATGDGGALLGWRQWSAGGRFCGRWKDYLDQGFIRRHSLPG, encoded by the coding sequence ATGAACCACTATGACCTGATCCTGCTCGGCGCCGGCCATGCTCACCTCGGCGTGTTGCGCCGCTGGGCCCTGGTCGAGCGCCCGCCGGGGCGCATCGCCCTGCTCAGCGCCGGCCCGCAGGCCTGGTACTCGGGCATGCTGCCGGGGCTGCTGGCCGGGCGCTTCGCCGCCGAGGACTGCCGCATCGAGCTGGACCCGCTGTGCCGCGCGGCCAAGGTCGAGCTGCTGATCGGCCAGGCCGTGGGCCTGGAGCCGGCGCAGCGTCAGGTGCGCCTGGCCGACGGCCGGGAACTGAGCGGACGCTGGCTGTCGCTGAACCTCGGCGCCGAGGTCGCCTGTCCGCCGCAACGGGGCGCGGCCATGCAGGTGCTGGCGGTCAAGCCCTTCGCCGATTTCCTCGCCGGCTGGCACGCCTGGCAGGCCGAGCCGCAGCCGCTGGCGATCCTCGGCGGCGGCGCGGCGGGGGTCGAACTGGCCCTGGCCCTGGCCGGTCAGGTGCCGGAGTTGTCGCTGTTCTGCGCCGGCCAGCTGCTCGACGGGCATAACGCCGGGCTGCACCTGCGCGCCTGGGGGCACCTGCGCCAGCGCCGGGTGAGGGTGCGCGAATACTGTCCGGTCAGCCTGATCGACGGCGAGCGCCTGCTCAGCGGCGCGGAGCCGGTCTGGCGCGGCTCCCGCCTGCTTCTGGCCAGCGGCGCCCGGGCCTTGCCCTGGCTGGCCCGCAGCGGCCTGGATTGCGACGAGGGCGGCTTCGTGCGCATCGGCGCGACCCTGCAGAGCCAGTCCCATGCCGCCATCTTCGCCGTCGGCGACTGCGCCAGTCTGCCCGGCGCACGCAAGAGCGGGGTCTACGCGGTGCGCCAGGGGCCGGTGCTGGCGGCCAATCTCGCCGCCGCACTGCGTGGCCAGCCGCTGCGCCCCTACCGGCCGCAGCGGCACAGCCTGGCGCTGCTCGCCACCGGCGATGGCGGGGCCCTGCTGGGCTGGCGCCAGTGGAGTGCCGGCGGCCGCTTCTGCGGGCGCTGGAAGGACTATCTGGACCAGGGCTTTATCCGCCGCCATAGCCTGCCGGGCTAG
- a CDS encoding DarT ssDNA thymidine ADP-ribosyltransferase family protein, whose product MSVERVVASRAIESIVHFTTNRGSLGVFATGALQSRQRLNVDAQLKHIFQPNAAYRGKDADWLDYANLSITHINSEFFRTASNNWHRERGFFWCILDFSPQILSHEGVWFTTTNNIYTGVRRGQGPDGLEAAFQNPVTLWDGKMARRSPNQPANRTTCPQAEVLYPVGVSTEYLQRIYVRTESESDELAAQMSAVGHREVTVVVNPDLFVEIR is encoded by the coding sequence ATGAGCGTAGAGAGGGTTGTCGCGAGTCGGGCTATCGAATCGATCGTTCATTTCACTACGAACCGAGGCTCGTTAGGTGTGTTCGCGACTGGCGCTTTACAGTCCCGGCAACGGCTCAATGTAGATGCTCAATTGAAGCATATCTTTCAGCCCAACGCCGCCTATCGAGGCAAGGATGCGGACTGGCTTGACTACGCGAATCTATCGATCACTCATATCAACTCCGAATTCTTCAGAACAGCCTCCAATAATTGGCACAGGGAGCGGGGATTTTTCTGGTGCATTCTGGATTTCTCGCCACAGATCCTGAGTCATGAAGGTGTCTGGTTCACAACGACCAATAACATCTACACCGGCGTCAGGCGTGGACAAGGGCCAGATGGACTGGAGGCCGCGTTCCAGAACCCTGTAACACTCTGGGACGGAAAGATGGCGCGGCGCTCGCCAAATCAGCCCGCGAACCGGACAACCTGCCCACAGGCGGAAGTGCTTTACCCTGTCGGCGTATCCACGGAATACTTGCAGCGAATCTACGTCAGAACTGAATCCGAGAGTGATGAATTGGCTGCGCAGATGTCTGCTGTTGGCCATAGAGAAGTGACGGTCGTGGTCAACCCCGACCTGTTCGTAGAAATCAGGTGA
- a CDS encoding methyl-accepting chemotaxis protein, translating to MVAPGRPCSNRCARGPRRRHRRTISTGFAMSNAAIRQSRTCLLHALGLIASLWLAERLQLAPYAAVPLLLGAALWPWLGAWRRQDSTATADEGPGGFAELSRTLSRHTCHNALSAAQVAHAVQQLAAKLQSQLGAIAQVSQGAEAITLTEQDSARRAEQTLAAAQTVRQNSASGQQAVQQAIARMQQLSAQTAASRELIDGLGARTEQIEQVTQVIQSIASQTNLLALNAAIEAARAGEQGRGFAVVADEVRHLAARTASATEEVGQMVADIRQQSAAVVSHIQHQARELEQAAGQVEQTGTQLHGIADLAQDVERQVAQISAGTANNHERLASLAVAVEQLRGDVRASEGQTRQLGDSAAQLVGQAEAVSEKLAEVSLDDYHQRVYDLAREGAASIAAQFEQDIEAGRTSLADLFDRQYQPIPNSFPAKFKTRFDGYADQVLPAIQEPLLKRHEGLVFAIASTPQGYVPTHNNAFNHAPTGDRAVDTLRSRSKRLFDDRTGLRCGSHQQALLLQTYMRDTGELMHDLSVPIWVQGRHWGGLRLGYKPEP from the coding sequence ATGGTCGCGCCTGGCCGACCGTGCTCGAATCGTTGCGCCCGGGGGCCTCGTCGCCGGCATCGCAGAACGATAAGCACGGGGTTTGCCATGAGTAATGCCGCCATTCGCCAGTCGCGCACCTGTCTGCTGCACGCCCTCGGCCTGATCGCCTCGCTGTGGCTCGCCGAGCGGCTGCAGTTGGCGCCCTACGCCGCCGTGCCGCTGCTCCTAGGCGCCGCCCTCTGGCCCTGGCTGGGAGCCTGGCGGCGCCAGGACAGCACCGCCACGGCGGACGAGGGGCCCGGCGGCTTCGCCGAGCTGAGCCGCACGCTGTCCCGGCACACCTGCCATAACGCCCTGTCCGCCGCCCAGGTGGCCCATGCCGTGCAACAGCTGGCGGCCAAGCTGCAGTCGCAGCTCGGCGCCATCGCACAGGTCAGCCAGGGCGCCGAGGCCATCACCCTCACCGAGCAGGACAGCGCGCGGCGCGCCGAGCAGACCTTGGCGGCGGCGCAGACCGTGCGGCAGAACAGCGCCAGCGGCCAGCAGGCGGTGCAGCAGGCCATCGCCCGCATGCAGCAGCTCAGCGCCCAGACCGCCGCCAGCCGCGAGCTGATCGACGGCCTGGGAGCGCGCACCGAGCAGATCGAGCAGGTCACCCAGGTGATCCAGTCGATCGCCAGCCAGACCAACCTGCTGGCCCTCAACGCGGCCATCGAAGCGGCCCGCGCCGGCGAGCAGGGCCGCGGCTTCGCGGTGGTCGCCGACGAGGTGCGCCACCTCGCCGCACGCACCGCCAGCGCCACCGAGGAGGTCGGCCAGATGGTCGCCGACATCCGCCAGCAGAGCGCCGCGGTGGTCAGCCATATCCAGCACCAGGCCCGCGAGCTGGAACAGGCCGCCGGCCAGGTCGAGCAGACCGGTACGCAGCTGCACGGCATCGCTGACCTGGCCCAGGACGTGGAGCGCCAGGTGGCGCAGATCAGCGCCGGCACGGCGAACAATCACGAGCGCCTGGCCAGCCTGGCCGTCGCCGTCGAGCAGCTGCGCGGCGACGTGCGCGCCAGCGAGGGCCAGACCCGCCAGCTCGGCGACTCGGCGGCGCAGCTGGTCGGCCAGGCCGAGGCGGTCAGCGAGAAGCTCGCCGAGGTGAGCCTGGACGACTATCACCAGCGCGTCTATGACCTGGCCCGCGAGGGCGCGGCCAGCATTGCCGCGCAGTTCGAGCAGGACATCGAGGCCGGCCGCACCAGCCTGGCCGACCTGTTCGACCGCCAGTACCAGCCGATTCCGAACAGCTTCCCGGCCAAGTTCAAGACCCGCTTCGACGGCTATGCCGACCAGGTCCTGCCGGCCATCCAGGAGCCCTTGCTCAAGCGCCACGAGGGCCTGGTGTTCGCCATCGCCAGCACGCCGCAAGGCTATGTGCCGACCCACAACAACGCCTTCAACCATGCGCCGACCGGCGACCGCGCGGTGGATACGCTCAGGAGCCGCAGCAAGCGCCTGTTCGACGACCGCACCGGGCTGCGTTGCGGCAGTCATCAGCAGGCGCTGCTGCTGCAGACCTATATGCGCGATACCGGCGAGCTGATGCACGACCTGTCGGTGCCGATCTGGGTCCAGGGCCGCCACTGGGGTGGCCTGCGTCTGGGTTACAAGCCGGAGCCCTAG
- a CDS encoding FAD-dependent oxidoreductase, giving the protein MNPRKLLLVAVILGLIAAFFAFDLGQYLSLEALKAQQAALNAQVAASPWQAAGLFFLAYVAVTALSLPGAALMTLLAGALFGLLQGFILVSFASTLGASLAMLSSRFVLRDWVQGRFGRRLASIDAGIEREGPFYLFALRLVPLFPFFLINLAMGLTRLPLRTFWWVSQVGMLPGTLVYVNAGRELGQLETLGGILSPGLLGAFVLLGLFPLLARKLLELLEARRVYAGWKKPKRFQRNLLVIGAGAGGLVSAYIAAAVKARVGLVEKHQMGGDCLNTGCVPSKALLRSAKLAHELRKGEALGLRGVSGEVDFAAVMQRVQRVIGDIAPHDSVERYTGLGVEVIEGEARITSPWTVEVGGETLSSRNLIIAAGARPLVPKIPGLEQVQAYTSDSIWTLRERPRWLLVLGGGPIGCELAQAFQRLGSQVIQVEMAERLLPREDDDASAALLASLQADGVDVRLQHQAERFELVDGEQRMVARRLDTGEQVTIAFDCLLLALGRVANVSGYGVEELGLRLRDNGTLETDEYLATRFPNIYAVGDVTGPYQFTHVAAHQAWYAAVNALFGPFKRFKADYRVIPYCTFTAPEVARVGLSEGEARQQGVAYEVTRYGIDDLDRAIADEAAHGFVKVLTAPGKDRILGVSIVGEQAGELLAEYVLAMKHELGLNKILGTIHSYPTLAEANKYAAGEWKRAHAPQALLRWVERFHGWRRG; this is encoded by the coding sequence ATGAACCCGCGTAAATTATTGCTGGTCGCGGTCATCCTCGGCCTGATCGCCGCGTTCTTCGCCTTCGACCTCGGCCAGTACCTCAGCCTGGAGGCGCTCAAGGCCCAGCAGGCGGCGCTGAATGCCCAGGTCGCGGCCAGTCCCTGGCAGGCCGCCGGGCTGTTCTTCCTCGCCTATGTCGCGGTCACCGCCCTGTCGCTGCCCGGCGCGGCGCTGATGACCCTGCTGGCCGGCGCCCTGTTCGGCCTGTTGCAGGGGTTCATCCTGGTGTCCTTCGCCTCCACCCTGGGCGCCAGCCTGGCCATGCTCAGCAGCCGCTTCGTGCTGCGCGACTGGGTGCAGGGTCGCTTCGGCCGGCGCCTGGCCAGCATCGACGCCGGCATCGAGCGCGAGGGGCCCTTCTACCTGTTCGCCCTGCGCCTGGTGCCGCTGTTCCCGTTCTTCCTGATCAACCTGGCCATGGGCCTGACCCGCCTGCCGCTGCGCACCTTCTGGTGGGTCAGCCAGGTCGGCATGCTGCCGGGCACCCTGGTTTACGTGAACGCCGGCCGCGAACTGGGCCAGCTCGAGACCCTGGGCGGCATCCTCTCGCCGGGGCTGCTCGGCGCCTTCGTCCTGCTCGGCCTGTTCCCGCTGCTGGCGCGCAAGCTGCTGGAGCTGCTCGAGGCGCGCCGGGTCTACGCCGGCTGGAAAAAGCCCAAGCGTTTCCAGCGCAACCTGCTGGTGATCGGCGCCGGCGCCGGCGGCCTGGTCAGCGCCTATATCGCCGCCGCGGTGAAGGCCAGGGTCGGCCTGGTGGAGAAGCACCAGATGGGCGGCGACTGCCTGAACACTGGCTGCGTGCCGTCCAAGGCGCTGCTGCGTTCGGCCAAGCTGGCCCACGAGTTGCGGAAGGGCGAGGCCCTGGGCCTGCGCGGGGTGAGCGGCGAGGTGGATTTCGCCGCGGTGATGCAGCGCGTGCAGCGGGTCATAGGCGACATCGCCCCGCACGACTCGGTGGAGCGTTACACCGGCCTGGGGGTCGAGGTGATCGAGGGCGAGGCGAGGATCACCTCGCCCTGGACGGTGGAGGTGGGCGGCGAGACCCTGAGCAGCCGCAACCTGATCATCGCCGCCGGGGCGCGTCCGCTGGTGCCGAAGATCCCCGGCCTGGAGCAGGTGCAGGCCTACACCTCCGACAGCATCTGGACCCTGCGCGAGCGACCGCGTTGGCTGCTGGTGCTGGGCGGCGGGCCGATCGGCTGCGAGCTGGCCCAGGCCTTCCAGCGCCTCGGCAGCCAGGTGATCCAGGTGGAGATGGCCGAGCGCCTGCTGCCGCGCGAGGACGACGACGCCAGCGCGGCGCTGCTGGCCAGCCTGCAGGCCGATGGCGTCGACGTGCGCCTGCAGCACCAGGCCGAGCGCTTCGAGCTGGTCGACGGCGAGCAGCGCATGGTGGCCCGCCGCCTGGACACCGGCGAGCAGGTGACCATCGCCTTCGACTGCCTGCTGCTGGCCCTCGGCCGGGTGGCCAACGTCAGCGGCTACGGGGTCGAGGAACTGGGCCTGAGGCTGCGCGACAACGGCACCCTGGAGACCGACGAGTACCTGGCCACGCGCTTTCCCAACATCTACGCGGTGGGCGATGTCACCGGCCCCTACCAGTTCACCCATGTCGCCGCGCACCAGGCCTGGTACGCCGCGGTCAACGCGCTGTTCGGCCCCTTCAAGCGCTTCAAGGCGGACTACCGGGTGATCCCCTATTGCACCTTCACCGCGCCGGAAGTGGCGCGGGTGGGTCTCTCCGAGGGCGAGGCGCGGCAGCAGGGGGTGGCCTACGAGGTCACCCGCTATGGCATCGACGACCTCGACCGGGCCATCGCCGACGAGGCCGCTCACGGCTTCGTCAAGGTGCTCACCGCGCCGGGCAAGGACCGCATCCTCGGCGTCAGCATCGTCGGCGAGCAGGCCGGCGAACTGCTGGCCGAATACGTGCTGGCGATGAAGCACGAGCTCGGCCTGAACAAGATCCTCGGCACCATCCACAGCTACCCGACCCTGGCCGAGGCCAACAAGTACGCGGCCGGCGAGTGGAAGCGCGCCCATGCGCCCCAGGCCCTGCTGCGCTGGGTCGAGCGTTTCCACGGCTGGAGACGGGGATGA